From the genome of Lotus japonicus ecotype B-129 chromosome 6, LjGifu_v1.2, one region includes:
- the LOC130723661 gene encoding F-box/kelch-repeat protein At3g23880-like: MQIMEFSNLRSQICQKTFTRHHLMTSDMDDSRKYRLKAYPLLSVSDAVPATATQLEYPLIYERDQILGSCNGIVCVANRQGGFAVFWNPSTRRFKKSPPLENPRIPGSYAAYGFGYDHFADSYNVVAVFWYEYKMRVKVHTLGTNCWRMIQDFPSFCVPQSAVFVSGKLNWLALASESVANLQRVRWVIISQDLGKECYQELLLPGDYEDDGGKQATNLQVLKDCLCVYILSPRRRICDIWLMMEYGRKESWTKLFTVPDPNICFSGTKILHISKEDEGLVVKEHGILYLYNFRDNTFKILPIRNIEDWTVPVVYVESLISPCF; the protein is encoded by the coding sequence ATGCAAATCATGGAATTCTCTAATCTCCGATCCCAAATTTGCCAAAAAACATTCACCCGCCACCACCTCATGACAAGCGACATGGACGACTCACGCAAGTACCGTCTCAAGGCTTACCCGCTCCTCTCCGTTTCCGACGCCGTGCCCGCCACCGCAACTCAGCTTGAGTACCCTCTGATATATGAAAGAGATCAAATCCTTGGCTCTTGCAACGGCATCGTCTGTGTTGCCAACCGTCAAGGAGGTTTTGCTGTTTTCTGGAACCCTTCCACTCGGAGATTCAAAAAGTCCCCACCATTGGAAAATCCACGGATACCTGGTAGTTACGCAGCATATGGTTTCGGTTATGATCATTTTGCTGACAGTTACAATGTAGTTGCAGTTTTCTGGTATGAATACAAAATGCGAGTGAAGGTTCATACTTTGGGTACAAATTGTTGGAGGATGATTCAAGACTTCCCTTCTTTTTGTGTCCCTCAATCAGCAGTATTTGTGAGTGGCAAGCTTAATTGGTTGGCACTGGCATCCGAATCTGTTGCGAATTTGCAGCGGGTACGTTGGGTTATTATTTCTCAGGATTTGGGGAAGGAGTGTTATCAAGAACTTTTGCTGCCTGGTGAttatgaagatgatggtgggaAACAGGCTACGAATTTGCAGGTGTTGAAGGATTGCTTGTGCGTGTACATCCTTTCTCCCCGTCGCAGGATTTGTGATATTTGGCTTATGATGGAGTATGGAAGGAAAGAGTCTTGGACTAAATTATTCACTGTTCCTGACCCGAATATATGTTTCTCAGGCACCAAAATACTTCATATTTCCAAGGAAGATGAAGGGCTGGTGGTTAAAGAACATGGAATCTTATATCTTTACAATTTTAGAGACAACACTTTTAAAATTCTCCCAATTCGAAACATCGAAGATTGGACGGTCCCGGTGGTCTATGTAGAAAGTTTGATATCACCTTGTTTTTGA